The Lactuca sativa cultivar Salinas chromosome 2, Lsat_Salinas_v11, whole genome shotgun sequence genome includes a window with the following:
- the LOC128132171 gene encoding DNA-directed RNA polymerase subunit alpha-like — translation MVREKITVSTRTLQWKCVESAADSKRLLYGRFILSPLMKGQADTIGIAMRRALLGEIEGTCITRAKSEKISHEYSTIMGIQESVHEILMNLKEIVLRSNLYGTCEASICVRGPRYVTAQDIILPPYVEILNNTQHIASLTEPIELVIGLQIEKNRGYLIKAPNTFQDGSYPIDPVFMPVRNANHSIHSYENGNKEILFLEIWTNGSLTPKEALYEASRNLIDLLIPFLHTKEENLNLEGNQHMVPLPPFTFYDKLAKLTKNKIKMALKSIFIDQSELPPRIYNCLKRSNIYTLLDLLNNSQEDLMKMEHFRIEDVKQNLGILEKNFVIDLPKNKF, via the coding sequence atggtTCGAGAGAAAATAACAGTATCTACTCGGACACTACAGTGGAAGTGTGTTGAATCAGCAGCAGACAGTAAGCGTCTTCTTTATGGGCGCTTTATTCTGTCTCCGCTTATGAAAGGTCAAGCAGACACAATAGGCATTGCTATGCGAAGAGCTTTGCTTGGAGAAATCGAAGGAACATGTATCACACGCGCAAAATCTGAGAAAATATCACACGAATATTCTACCATAATGGGtattcaagaatcagtacatgaaattttaatgaatttaaaagaaATCGTATTGAGAAGTAATCTCTATGGAACTTGTGAGGCGTCTATTTGTGTCAGGGGCCCCAGATATGTAACTGCTCAAGATATCATCTTACCGCCTTATGTAGAAATCCTCAATAATACACAGCATATAGCTAGCTTGACGGAACCCATTGAGTTGGTTATTGGATTACAGATAGAGAAGAATCGCGGATATCTTATAAAAGCGCCAAATACCTTTCAAGATGGAAGTTATCCTATAGATCCTGTATTCATGCCTGTTCGAAATGCGAatcatagtattcattcttatgaaAATGGTAACAAAGAGATACTATTTCTCGAAATATGGACAAATGGAAGTTTAACTCCTAAAGAAGCACTTTATGAAGCCTCCCGGAATTTGATTGATTTATTGATTCCCTTTTTACATACCAAAGAAGAAAATTTAAATTTAGAGGGCAATCAACACATGGTTCCTTTACCCCCTTTTACCTTTTATGATAAATTGGCTAaactaacaaaaaataaaataaaaatggcgTTGAAATCGATTTTTATTGACCAATCAGAATTGCCTCCCAGGATCTATAATTGCCTCAAAAGGTCCAATATATATACATTGTTGGACCTTTTGAATAACAGTCAAGAAGATCTTATGAAAATGGAACATTTTCGCATAGAAGATGTCAAACAAAATTTAGGCATTCTAGAAAAAAATTTCGTAATTGATTTACcgaaaaataagttttaa
- the LOC122198248 gene encoding LOW QUALITY PROTEIN: 30S ribosomal protein S3, chloroplastic-like (The sequence of the model RefSeq protein was modified relative to this genomic sequence to represent the inferred CDS: deleted 1 base in 1 codon; substituted 1 base at 1 genomic stop codon), translating to MGQKINPIGFRLGTTQGHHSLWFAQPKNYSEGLQEDKKIRTYIQNYVXKNMKTSSGVEGIARIEIQKRIDLIQIIIYMGFPKILIESRPRGIEELQMNLQKEFHSVNRKLNIAITRIEKPYGNPNILAEFIAGQLKNRVSFRKAMKKAIELTEQANTKGIQVQIAGRIDGKEIVRVEWIREGRVPLQTIRAKIDYCCYTVRTIYGVLGIKIWIFIDGE from the exons ATGGGACAAAAAATAAATCCAATTGGTTTCAGACTTGGTACAACCCAAGGTCATCATTCCCTTTGGTTCGCACAACCAAAAAATTATTCTGAGGGTCTGCaagaagat aaaaaaataagaacttATATCCAGAATTatgtataaaaaaatatgaaaacatCTTCTGGCGTCGAGGGAATTGCACGTATAGAGATTCAAAAAAGAATCGACCTGATCCAAATCATAATCTATATGGGATTTCCAAAAATCTTAATTGAAAGTCGACCCCGAGGAATCGAAGAATTACAGATGAATTTACAAAAAGAATTTCATTCTGTAAATAGAAAACTTAACATTGCTATCACACGAATTGAAAAGCCTTacggaaaccctaatattcttgCAGAATTTATAGCGGGCCAATTAAAAAATAGAGTTTCTTTTCGCAAAGCAATGAAAAAGGCTATAGAATTAACTGAACAAGCAAATACAAAAGGAATTCAAGTGCAAATTGCAGGACGTATCGACGGAAAAGAAATTGTGCGTGTTGAATGGATCAGAGAGGGGAGGGTTCCACTACAAACCATTCGAGCTAAAATTGATTATTGTTGCTATACAGTTCGAACGATCTATGGGGTATTAGGCATCAAAATTTGGATATTTATAGACGGGGAATAA
- the LOC128132314 gene encoding 50S ribosomal protein L2, chloroplastic-like — translation MDGIRYAVFTDKSIQLLGKNQYTSNVESGSTRTEIKHWVELFFGVKISPSTSRKPYALEEACTVWEGVLIDKKEESTSTDMPLGTAIHNIEITLGKGGQLVRAAGAVAKLIAKEGKSATLKLPSGEVRLISKKCSTTVGQVGNVGVNQKSLGRAGSKRWLGKRPVVRGVVMNPVDHPHGGGEGRAPIGRKQPTTPWGYPALGKRSRKRNKYSDNLILRRRNK, via the exons ATGGATGGAATCAGGTATGCAGTATTTACAGACAAAAGTATTCAGTTATTGGGGAAAAATCAATATACTTCTAATGTCGAATCAGGATCAACTAGGACAGAAATAAAGCATTGGGTCGAACTCTTCTTTGGTGTCAAG ATATCACCATCTACATCCAGAAAGCCGTATGCTTTGGAAGAAGCTTGTACAGTTTGGGAAGGGGTTTTGATTGATAAAAAAGAAGAATCTACTTCAACCGATATGCCCTTAGGCACGGCCATACATaacatagaaatcacacttggaaagGGTGGACAATTAGTTAGAGCAGCAGGTGCTGTAGCGAAACTGATTGCAAAAGAAGGGAAATCGGCCACATTAAAATTACCTTCTGGGGAGGTCCGTTTGATATCCAAAAAATGCTCAACAACAGTCGGACAAGTGGGGAATGTTGGGGTGAACCAGAAAAGTTTGGGTAGAGCCGGATCTAAGCGTTGGCTAGGTAAGCGCCCTGTAGTAAGAGGAGTAGTTATGAACCCTGTAGACCATCCACATGGGGGTGGTGAAGGGAGGGCCCCAATTGGTAGAAAACAACCCACAACCCCTTGGGGTTATCCTGCACTTGGAAAAAGAAGTAGAAAAAGGAATAAATATAGTGATAATTTGATTCTTCGTCGCCGTAATAAATAG
- the LOC128132315 gene encoding 50S ribosomal protein L14, chloroplastic-like translates to MTRNARRGGKIWVRIFPDKPVTVRPAETRMGSGKGSPEYWVAVVKPGRILYEMGGTHLNVADNSGARELMCIRIIGASNRRYAHIGDVIVAVIKDAVPNMPLERSEVVRAVIVHTCKELKRDNGMIIRYDDNVAVVIDQEGNPKGTRVFGAIARELRQFNFTKIVSLAPEVL, encoded by the exons ATGACACGAAATGCACGTCGCGGTGGAAAAATATGGGTCCGTATATTTCCAGATAAACCAGTTACAGTAAGACCCGCAGAAACACGTATGGGTTCAGGTAAAGGCTCTCCCGAATATTGGGTAGCTGTTGTTAAACCAGGTCGAATACTTTATGAAATGGGTGGA ACCCATTTGAATGTAGCAGATAACAGCGGGGCTCGAGAATTGATGTGTATTCGAATCATAGGAGCTAGCAATCGCCGATATGCTCATATTGGTGACGTTATTGTTGCTGTGATCAAAGACGCAGTTCCAAACATGCCTCTAGAAAGATCAGAAGTGGTCAGAGCTGTAATTGTCCATACTTGTAAAGAACTTAAACGTGACAACGGTATGATAATACGATATGATGACAATGTTGCAGTTGTGATTGATCAAGAAGGAAATCCAAAAGGAACGCGAGTTTTTGGTGCGATTGCCCGAGAATTGAGACAGTTCAATTTTACTAAAATAGTTTCATTAGCCCCTGAGGTATTATAG
- the LOC122198249 gene encoding LOW QUALITY PROTEIN: photosystem II CP47 reaction center protein-like (The sequence of the model RefSeq protein was modified relative to this genomic sequence to represent the inferred CDS: deleted 2 bases in 1 codon): MGLPWYRVHTVVLNDPGRLLSVHIMHTALVAGWAGSMALYELAVFDPSDPVLDPMWRQGMFVIPFMTRLGITNSWGGWSITGGGTITNPGIWSYEGVAGAHIVFSGLCFLAAIWHWVYWDLEIFCDERTGKPSLDLPKIFGIHLFLAGVACFGFGAFHVTGLYGPGIWVSDPYGLTGKVQAVNPSWGVEGFDPFVPGGIASHHIAAGTLGILAGLFHLSVRPPQRLYKGLCMGNIETVLSSSIAAVFFVAFVVVGTMWYGSATTPIELFGPTRYQWDQGYFQQEIYRRVSVGLAGNQSLSEAWSKILEKLAFYDYIRNNPAKGGLFRAGSMDNGDGIAVGWLGHPIFRDKEGRELFVRRMPTFFETFPIVLVDGDGIVRADVPFRRAESKYSVEQVGETVEFYGGELNGVSYSDPVTVKKYARRAQLGEIFELDRATLKSDGVFRSSPRGWFTFGHASFALLFFFGHIWHGARTLFRDVFAGIDPDLDAQVEFGAFQKLGDPTTRRQIG, from the exons ATGGGTTTGCCTTGGTATCGTGTTCATACCGTTGTATTGAATGATCCCGGACGGTTGCTTTCTGTTCATATAATGCATACAGCTTTGGTTGCTGGTTGGGCCGGTTCTATGGCCCTGTATGAATTAGCAGTTTTTGATCCTTCTGACCCTGTTCTTGATCCAATGTGGAGACAGGGTATGTTCGTTATACCCTTCATGACTCGTTTAGGAATAACCAATTCATGGGGTGGTTGGAGTATCACGGGG GGGGGGACTATAACCAATCCGGGTATTTGGAGTTACGAAGGTGTGGCCGGAGCGCATATTGTGTTTTCTGGGTTGTGCTTTTTGGCAGCTATCTGGCATTGGGTGTATTGGGATCTAGAAATATTTTGTGATGAACGTACAGGAAAACCTTCTTTGGATTTGCCCAAGATCTTTGGAATACATTTATTTCTTGCAGGTGTGGCTTGCTTTGGTTTTGGTGCATTTCACGTAACAGGTTTGTATGGTCCTGGCATATGGGTGTCCGATCCTTATGGACTAACAGGAAAAGTACAAGCTGTAAATCCATCGTGGGGTGTGGAGGGTTTTGATCCTTTTGTTCCGGGAGGAATAGCCTCTCATCATATTGCGGCAGGGACTTTGGGCATATTAGCAGGCCTATTCCATCTTAGTGTCCGCCCGCCCCAACGTCTATACAAAGGATTGTGTATGGGCAATATTGAAACTGTCCTTTCCAGTAGTATCGCTGCTGTCTTTTTTGTAGCTTTTGTTGTTGTCGGAACTATGTGGTATGGTTCAGCGACTACCCCCATTGAATTATTTGGGCCTACTCGTTATCAATGGGATCAAGGGTACTTCCAACAAGAAATATATAGAAGAGTTAGTGTTGGGTTAGCCGGAAATCAAAGTTTATCAGAAGCTTGGTCTAAAATTCTTGAAAAATTAGCCTTTTATGATTACATCAGAAATAATCCGGCAAAAGGGGGATTATTCAGGGCGGGCTCAATGGATAACGGGGATGGAATAGCGGTTGGATGGTTAGGACATCCTATTTTTAGAGATAAAGAAGGGCGTGAACTTTTTGTACGTCGTATGCCTACCTTTTTTGAAACATTTCCGATCGTTTTGGTAGACGGAGATGGGATTGTTAGAGCCGATGTTCCTTTTCGAAGGGCAGAATCTAAGTATAGTGTCGAACAAGTAGGTGAAACTGTTGAGTTCTACGGTGGTGAACTCAATGGAGTCAGTTATAGTGATCCTGTTACTGTGAAAAAATATGCCAGACGCGCTCAATTGGGGGAAATTTTTGAATTAGATCGTGCTACTTTGAAATCCGATGGTGTTTTTCGTAGCAGTCCGAGGGGTTGGTTTACTTTTGGACATGCTTCATTTGCTTTGCTCTTCTTCTTCGGACACATTTGGCATGGTGCCCGAACCTTGTTTAGAGATGTTTTTGCTGGTATTGACCCAGATTTGGATGCTCAAGTAGAATTTGGAGCATTCCAAAAACTTGGAGATCCAACTACAAGAAGACAAATAGGCTGA
- the LOC128132174 gene encoding cytochrome b6-f complex subunit 4 codes for MSGSSGGWIYKNSPIPITKKPDLNDPVLRAKLAKGMGHNYYGESAWPNDLLYIFPVVILGTIACNVGLAVLEPSMIGESADPFATPLEILPEWYFFPVFQILRTVPNKLLGVLLMVSVPAGLLTVPFLENVNKFQNPFRHPVATTVFLIGTAVALWLGIGANLPIDKSLTLGLF; via the coding sequence ATGTCCGGTTCCTCCGGGGGATGGATCTATAAGAATTCGCCTATCCCAATAACAAAAAAACCTGACTTGAATGATCCTGTATTAAGAGCGAAATTGGCTAAAGGTATGGGTCATAATTATTACGGGGAGTCCGCATGGCCCAATGatcttttatatatttttccTGTAGTAATTCTAGGTACTATTGCATGTAACGTAGGGTTAGCGGTTCTAGAACCATCAATGATTGGTGAATCGGCAGATCCATTTGCAACTCCTTTGGAAATATTACCCGAATGGTATTTCTTTCCCGTATTTCAAATACTTCGTACAGTACCCAATAAATTATTgggtgttcttttaatggtttcagTACCTGCGGGATTATTAACAGTACCTTTTTTAGAGAATGTTAATAAATTCCAAAATCCATTTCGTCATCCAGTAGCGACAACCGTATTTTTGATTGGTACCGCAGTGGCCCTTTGGTTGGGTATTGGTGCAAATTTACCTATTGATAAATCCCTAACTTTAGGTCTTTTTTAA
- the LOC128132176 gene encoding ATP-dependent Clp protease proteolytic subunit-like: MPIGVPKVPFRSPGEEDASWVDIYNRLYRERLLFLGQEVDSEISNQLIGLMIYLSIEDDTKDLYLFINSPGGWVIPGVAFYDTMQFVQPDVHTICMGSAASMGSFILVGGEITKRLAFPHAWIRVMIHQPAGSFSEVATGEFILEVGELLKLRETLTRVYVQRTGKPLWVVSKDMERDVFMSATEAQAYGIVDLVAVE, translated from the exons aTGCCTATTGGTGTTCCAAAAGTACCTTTTCGAAGTCCTGGAGAGGAAGATGCATCTTGGGTTGACATATA CAACCGACTTTATCGAGAAAGATTACTTTTTTTAGGTCAAGAGGTTGATAGCGAGATCTCGAATCAACTTATTGGTCTTATGATATATCTCAGTATCGAGGATGATACCAAAGATCTGTATTTGTTTATAAACTCTCCTGGTGGATGGGTAATACCGGGGGTGGCTTTTTATGATACTATGCAATTTGTGCAACCAGATGTACATACAATATGCATGGGATCAGCCGCTTCAATGGGATCTTTTATCCTGGTCGGAGGAGAAATTACCAAACGTCTAGCATTCCCTCACGCTTGG aTCAGGGTAATGATCCATCAACCTGCTGGTTCTTTTTCTGAAGTAGCAACGGGAGAATTCATCCTGGAAGTGGGAGAACTGCTGAAACTACGTGAAACCCTGACAAGGGTTTATGTACAAAGAACGGGCAAACCCCTATGGGTTGTCTCCAAAGACATGGAAAGAGATGTTTTTATGTCAGCAACAGAGGCCCAAGCTTATGGAATTGTTGATCTTGTAGCGGTTGAATGA
- the LOC128132175 gene encoding 30S ribosomal protein S11, chloroplastic-like translates to MAKAIPKKGSRGRIGSRKSTRKIPKGVIHIQASFNNTIVTVTDVRGRVVSWSTAGTSGFRGTKRGTPFAAQTAAGHAIRAVVDQGMQRAEIMIKGPGLGRDAALRAIRRSGILLTFVRDVTPMPHNGCRPPKKRRV, encoded by the coding sequence ATGGCAAAAGCTATACCGAAAAAAGGTTCACGTGGACGTATTGGTTCACGTAAGAGTACACGTAAAATACCAAAGGGGGTTATTCATATTCAAGCAAGTTTCAATAATACCATTGTGACTGTTACAGATGTACGGGGGCGAGTGGTTTCTTGGTCCACTGCCGGTACTTCTGGCTTCCGAGGTACAAAAAGAGGGACGCCATTTGCTGCTCAAACCGCAGCAGGACATGCTATTCGTGCAGTAGTAGATCAAGGTATGCAACGAGCAGAAATCATGATTAAAGGTCCCGGTCTTGGAAGAGACGCAGCATTACGAGCTATTCGCAGAAGTGGTATACTATTAACTTTCGTACGGGATGTAACCCCTATGCCACATAATGGTTGTAGACCCCCGAAAAAAAGACGTGTGTAG